The following proteins are co-located in the Pseudoalteromonas rubra genome:
- a CDS encoding autotransporter assembly complex protein TamA, which translates to MRLSAFSTILVVLLFSFHCLAKASSGISEFTIYSVPDSAELTDEARDNVMRFMASYVGKPFTPRRTKLISKDVTKALQALGYYRHTLSVAFDPQTRGVALHLDPGTPVSWHSVEISLQGITDETLRSRLIAGAIQAGEQVRHDQYEATKAQIESLLLELGYFDFQWQKKQITVERELQQVSATLVLLAGPRYRFGKLHLSSDSKAIDFARALSPFQSGQLYAADKLSEYNLTLNETPYFQSVRVYPLLKARQGGEVPVRVELVDKPANSYEVGGGYSTELGAKARFKWSKPWITDGGHSMTSDLNVSQRQQDISAAYTIPMSDPNSDVFRILGGYQLQDDLTEGVDTKTWNIQIQRQWLTSGNWVRTAFLKREHETSEQDGEVLKTEMLIPGVSYAKKQTLGGMLPYWGNERLISVELASDSVISSTSLLKVRWKNAWLRNLEQRHFFLTRLEAGAIVTEDIAAVPFNMRFFAGGDQSVRGFAYQSVAPRDEDGKLLGGKYLATASAEYNYQFLPNWRVALFVDSGTATDDFKEKWALGAGFGLRYLTPVGPIRLDHAWGLSKDSKSTRLSIVIGPEM; encoded by the coding sequence GTGCGTTTATCTGCGTTTAGTACCATTCTTGTTGTGCTACTGTTTTCATTTCATTGCTTGGCTAAAGCGTCATCTGGTATCTCAGAGTTTACCATTTACAGTGTCCCCGACAGCGCTGAATTAACGGATGAAGCTCGGGATAACGTCATGCGATTTATGGCCTCCTACGTGGGTAAGCCATTTACGCCGCGCAGAACTAAGCTCATCAGTAAAGATGTTACTAAGGCATTGCAGGCACTTGGATATTATCGCCATACGCTCTCTGTAGCATTTGACCCCCAGACTCGCGGTGTCGCATTACATCTGGATCCCGGGACCCCAGTGTCCTGGCACAGCGTTGAGATCTCCTTACAGGGGATTACAGATGAAACACTGCGCAGCCGTTTAATCGCGGGCGCTATCCAGGCTGGCGAGCAAGTCAGACATGATCAGTATGAAGCCACCAAAGCGCAAATTGAAAGTCTGCTACTGGAGCTGGGTTATTTTGATTTTCAGTGGCAGAAAAAGCAGATCACTGTAGAGCGTGAATTACAGCAGGTTTCTGCTACCTTAGTCCTTTTAGCTGGCCCCCGCTATCGCTTTGGTAAGCTGCATTTGTCTTCTGATTCAAAAGCAATAGACTTTGCCAGAGCACTGAGCCCGTTTCAGTCTGGTCAGTTGTATGCCGCGGATAAATTGTCAGAGTACAACCTGACATTGAATGAGACACCGTATTTTCAAAGTGTTCGTGTTTACCCGTTACTGAAAGCCAGACAAGGCGGTGAGGTCCCTGTTCGTGTTGAGTTGGTCGACAAACCGGCCAATAGCTATGAAGTTGGTGGTGGATATAGCACTGAGTTGGGGGCAAAAGCGCGCTTTAAGTGGAGTAAGCCCTGGATCACTGACGGGGGACACTCCATGACCTCGGATCTTAATGTTTCACAGCGCCAGCAGGATATCAGTGCGGCTTACACCATTCCAATGAGTGACCCTAATAGCGACGTATTTCGCATTCTTGGTGGCTATCAGTTGCAGGATGATCTGACCGAAGGGGTGGATACCAAAACCTGGAATATTCAGATTCAGCGTCAATGGCTGACATCCGGTAACTGGGTGCGTACCGCTTTTTTGAAACGTGAACATGAAACCAGTGAACAAGATGGTGAGGTACTTAAGACTGAAATGCTGATCCCAGGGGTTAGCTATGCGAAAAAGCAAACGCTGGGGGGGATGCTGCCTTACTGGGGGAATGAGCGACTGATCTCGGTCGAACTGGCCAGTGACTCCGTGATCTCTTCAACATCTTTACTCAAAGTGCGATGGAAAAATGCCTGGTTGCGTAACCTGGAGCAGCGACACTTTTTTCTGACGCGTCTGGAAGCCGGTGCAATTGTGACTGAGGACATTGCGGCCGTGCCCTTTAATATGCGCTTTTTCGCAGGCGGCGATCAGAGCGTACGAGGGTTTGCTTATCAGTCTGTGGCCCCGCGCGATGAGGACGGCAAGTTGCTCGGCGGTAAATACCTGGCGACTGCCAGCGCTGAGTACAATTATCAGTTTTTGCCTAACTGGCGTGTTGCCTTGTTTGTTGATAGTGGTACCGCGACGGATGATTTTAAAGAGAAATGGGCATTGGGGGCAGGATTCGGGCTGCGTTATCTGACACCGGTTGGGCCAATTCGGCTAGACCACGCATGGGGACTGAGTAAAGACAGCAAAAGTACCCGTTTAAGTATTGTGATTGGACCGGAGATGTAA
- a CDS encoding H-NS family nucleoid-associated regulatory protein, with translation MREIRSFIKTASYSDLNKALELIQAAIDEQAKQEEAKKEVLALIKEKGLSLEDFASESATDKRSKVRPKYRIEKDGEVFEWTGRGKTPKAFVGVNLEEHKI, from the coding sequence ATGCGTGAAATAAGATCTTTTATAAAGACTGCAAGTTACAGTGATTTGAATAAAGCGCTGGAGCTGATCCAAGCTGCTATTGATGAGCAGGCAAAACAGGAAGAAGCCAAAAAAGAAGTTTTGGCACTGATTAAAGAAAAAGGATTGTCTTTAGAAGATTTTGCTTCGGAAAGTGCGACTGATAAGCGTAGTAAGGTACGCCCAAAATACCGTATTGAAAAAGACGGTGAGGTATTTGAATGGACTGGTCGCGGTAAAACACCAAAGGCGTTTGTTGGTGTTAATTTAGAAGAGCACAAAATCTAA
- a CDS encoding ligand-binding sensor domain-containing diguanylate cyclase: MRFILLLLLCIFTTGVNAAINDYVVKQWSMQNGLPSQSIKSVVQDQQGYIWLGTQFGLSRFDGLQFSNYTTQNSTFLDSNAVNKIFVDRFGMLWIGTRRGVTRLNPQTLVAERFEVQGEVRDILEDHNGNIWVAANGLYYVSAKRLTLAENNLDNKKLSLTHISQIVGSVTKMTSSPQGIWLINERHLLRISESQSMGSNDMRLELSSKVSLPRQLAQTNIHDLAWIDGKLFLASQLGAYFLDFDEVLRRYDEIGNNATYKFLSDQQGGMWVSTYGRLLYKESGGQWQYVELAQLDQGIWFTDIFIDNDSNVWMASINEGLWLAHAGRVERFAVGTQREQAVSAITQDLQGNVWVATREGVGRLDGNDNFEPVISSEQLKGVEIHDMEFIGERLFLGTGRGVVIYEDDKLLAIPNREFRQTQVFTLTPSNQGGLWLGTGRGLYRLDYSGLTPFTYNAFLGSQFITYVVDFPRFGFIGTDKGAYKYNERGIEKIGGQTSLESAYVTSILHVEGSATLVGTFYDGLYYRSQDGDWHQLDASHGLPYGPILSLHFDKTQELVWVSTMKGVYRMPVAQFSEPVQNLQVEQVINPFDRQLDGVPSQCCTGLGHDAVVEQDDYLLYPSLQGIVRIPKKVQLFSAAELAPKFESISTAYRNLTPDRLEGPVELDTSERDLTIRYTAIDFYAPQSIEFRYKLEGHDAQWRDAQSRREAIYTNLPPGDFAFLLQVKRRGQDWQQAHNLSLNLQLPQRFDETVFFRLIITCGFMFLFYLVFWVFRTQERRKQAALEALVAERTTELRKANDKLNQVNTQLKLVSHSDELTGLRSRRFLFDQLPKDIEHYQRNAQSLRQQDKSLVLMILNIDSFSKINDAYGPIGGDSCLQQLATLLNTRTQGSDYVARWSGDEFLLLLRDFKCSEVERYVSDLCKAIAQFDFKLPNGKSLNLSVSVGWSFYPLPLLGGQVIGWEASVNLADIALHEVKQRGGDGAATITFDEQLDAFEFEQSQNVESQLQVLQSNGLAEVKVWMR; encoded by the coding sequence ATGCGATTTATACTTCTACTGTTGCTGTGCATATTCACCACCGGTGTGAATGCGGCAATTAATGATTATGTTGTTAAACAGTGGAGTATGCAAAACGGGCTGCCGTCGCAAAGTATAAAAAGTGTTGTACAGGATCAGCAGGGTTATATCTGGCTGGGGACACAGTTCGGCTTAAGTCGCTTTGATGGCTTACAGTTTAGTAATTATACGACCCAAAACAGCACGTTTCTCGACAGCAATGCGGTCAATAAGATTTTCGTAGACCGATTTGGCATGTTGTGGATTGGCACCCGCCGGGGTGTGACCCGTTTAAATCCACAGACGCTGGTCGCAGAGCGTTTTGAAGTCCAGGGTGAAGTCAGAGATATTCTCGAAGATCATAATGGCAATATCTGGGTCGCGGCAAATGGCTTATATTACGTCTCGGCCAAGCGGCTTACTTTGGCTGAAAATAACCTTGATAACAAAAAACTCTCCCTAACGCATATCAGCCAAATCGTTGGCTCCGTAACCAAAATGACGTCTTCACCGCAAGGGATTTGGCTGATTAATGAGCGCCATTTACTGCGGATCAGCGAATCGCAATCCATGGGTTCCAATGATATGCGACTGGAGCTGTCGAGCAAAGTTTCTTTACCCCGACAGTTAGCGCAGACCAATATCCATGACCTTGCCTGGATAGACGGTAAGCTTTTCCTGGCTTCCCAGTTGGGGGCTTATTTTCTTGATTTCGATGAGGTGTTACGGCGCTACGATGAGATTGGCAATAACGCGACCTATAAGTTTTTAAGCGATCAGCAAGGCGGTATGTGGGTTTCTACATACGGACGGCTGCTATACAAAGAAAGTGGTGGTCAGTGGCAATATGTTGAACTGGCACAGCTGGATCAAGGGATCTGGTTTACTGATATCTTCATCGACAACGACTCAAATGTGTGGATGGCCAGTATCAATGAAGGCTTGTGGCTGGCGCATGCTGGCAGAGTGGAGCGTTTCGCCGTGGGAACGCAGCGAGAGCAGGCTGTTTCTGCTATTACGCAAGACTTACAGGGGAACGTTTGGGTTGCGACCCGTGAAGGGGTTGGTCGGTTGGATGGAAACGATAATTTTGAGCCTGTGATCAGTTCAGAGCAGCTCAAAGGGGTCGAGATCCATGATATGGAGTTTATTGGCGAACGTTTGTTTCTGGGCACCGGCCGAGGTGTGGTCATTTATGAAGACGATAAATTACTTGCCATCCCCAATCGAGAGTTTCGTCAGACTCAGGTCTTTACGCTGACCCCCTCCAATCAAGGTGGATTATGGCTGGGGACCGGGCGTGGTCTGTATCGGCTCGATTACAGCGGACTGACACCCTTCACTTACAATGCCTTTCTTGGTAGCCAGTTTATTACCTATGTCGTCGACTTCCCTCGCTTTGGTTTTATTGGCACCGACAAAGGGGCTTATAAATATAATGAACGTGGCATCGAGAAGATAGGCGGGCAGACGTCCCTTGAGTCTGCTTATGTCACCAGTATTTTACACGTAGAAGGCAGTGCCACGTTAGTGGGGACCTTTTATGATGGCCTTTATTATCGAAGCCAAGATGGAGACTGGCATCAGCTGGATGCGTCACACGGGCTACCTTATGGCCCGATTTTGTCATTGCATTTCGATAAAACCCAGGAGCTCGTTTGGGTGAGTACCATGAAAGGGGTATATCGGATGCCGGTGGCGCAGTTTAGTGAACCTGTGCAGAATCTGCAGGTTGAGCAGGTGATCAACCCCTTTGACAGGCAACTGGATGGGGTGCCGAGCCAGTGTTGTACCGGGCTGGGGCATGATGCTGTGGTTGAACAGGATGATTATCTTCTCTACCCCAGCCTGCAAGGCATAGTGCGGATCCCGAAAAAGGTGCAATTGTTCAGTGCTGCTGAACTGGCACCCAAATTTGAGAGTATTTCCACGGCATACCGAAACCTGACACCAGACAGACTTGAGGGCCCGGTTGAGCTCGATACCAGCGAGCGTGATTTGACGATTCGCTACACGGCTATCGATTTTTATGCACCGCAAAGTATAGAATTTCGCTATAAACTGGAAGGGCATGATGCCCAGTGGCGCGATGCACAGTCACGCCGGGAAGCCATATATACAAACTTGCCGCCGGGTGATTTTGCCTTCTTATTACAGGTGAAGCGACGTGGTCAGGACTGGCAACAGGCACATAATCTGTCGCTGAATCTGCAATTGCCTCAGCGGTTTGATGAAACGGTGTTTTTCCGTTTGATTATCACCTGTGGTTTCATGTTTTTGTTCTATCTGGTGTTTTGGGTGTTCCGTACTCAGGAGCGACGTAAACAGGCTGCTCTGGAAGCGCTGGTTGCTGAGCGCACAACCGAGCTGAGAAAAGCGAACGACAAATTGAATCAGGTGAATACGCAATTAAAACTGGTCAGCCACTCAGATGAATTGACCGGGCTTCGCAGTCGCCGCTTCTTATTTGACCAGCTTCCTAAGGATATTGAACACTATCAGCGTAACGCACAGTCATTGCGTCAGCAGGATAAGAGTCTGGTGCTGATGATCCTGAATATAGATAGTTTCAGTAAAATCAATGATGCTTATGGCCCAATTGGTGGAGATAGCTGTTTACAGCAGCTTGCAACCTTGCTCAATACTCGTACTCAGGGTTCAGATTATGTAGCACGTTGGAGTGGCGATGAGTTTTTACTGCTCTTACGGGACTTTAAATGCTCTGAAGTTGAGCGGTATGTTAGCGATTTATGTAAAGCTATTGCCCAATTTGACTTTAAGCTACCCAATGGTAAGTCACTAAACCTGAGTGTCTCTGTGGGTTGGTCTTTCTATCCACTGCCCTTGCTGGGAGGACAGGTGATCGGCTGGGAGGCCTCGGTTAACCTGGCTGACATCGCATTACATGAAGTAAAACAGCGTGGTGGAGATGGCGCCGCGACGATTACTTTTGATGAACAACTGGATGCCTTTGAGTTCGAGCAAAGCCAGAATGTAGAATCTCAGTTACAGGTGCTGCAGTCGAATGGCCTGGCAGAAGTGAAAGTGTGGATGCGTTAG
- a CDS encoding ribonuclease E inhibitor RraB, producing MQFPDDDNGQLLSEIAAAGVDLTQMHSIDFFILFEQKADAERFMSAISADELAPNTKLDTCPDTGVWEVITSVTMVPDHQLLTQTEQYLESIANSHEGYGDGWGILAE from the coding sequence ATGCAATTCCCTGATGATGACAACGGCCAGCTTCTGTCTGAAATTGCTGCAGCCGGTGTAGATCTCACGCAGATGCACAGCATCGATTTTTTTATCTTGTTTGAACAAAAAGCCGACGCAGAACGCTTTATGAGTGCCATATCTGCAGATGAGTTAGCACCAAACACTAAGCTGGATACCTGTCCGGATACTGGCGTATGGGAAGTAATAACTTCTGTGACTATGGTGCCAGATCACCAGCTTTTAACTCAGACAGAACAATACCTGGAGTCTATCGCTAACAGCCACGAAGGCTACGGTGATGGCTGGGGGATCCTCGCCGAGTAA
- a CDS encoding phosphatidylglycerophosphatase A, with amino-acid sequence MNKPLSFNLKRPHHFLALGFGLGLAPKAPGTFGTLAALPFILLTMGQPLWLQVALAVVISLAGFWICGKTARDVGVHDHPAIVWDEVAGFYITMVGAAISWQSLLVGFLLFRFFDIAKPGPIRLLDRKLHGGFGIMADDLLAGIFSLICLQALFKTGVLGG; translated from the coding sequence TTGAATAAGCCGTTATCATTCAACCTCAAACGCCCGCACCACTTTTTAGCTTTGGGGTTCGGTTTAGGACTGGCACCCAAAGCGCCGGGGACTTTTGGTACCCTGGCAGCATTGCCATTTATTTTGCTGACAATGGGACAGCCCTTGTGGCTACAAGTCGCCCTGGCGGTTGTCATCAGCCTGGCTGGCTTTTGGATTTGTGGTAAAACTGCTCGGGATGTCGGGGTACATGACCATCCAGCCATTGTATGGGATGAAGTTGCCGGGTTTTATATCACTATGGTGGGGGCAGCAATCAGCTGGCAGTCTTTGTTGGTTGGCTTCTTGTTGTTTCGCTTTTTTGATATCGCAAAGCCAGGTCCTATCAGATTATTGGACAGAAAACTCCATGGTGGCTTTGGTATCATGGCGGATGACCTGCTTGCCGGGATATTTTCATTGATTTGTCTGCAAGCTTTGTTTAAAACAGGGGTCCTGGGCGGCTAA
- a CDS encoding DEAD/DEAH box helicase, whose product MYTLRPYQEEAVANTIAHFKKSDDSAVIVLPTGAGKSLVIAQLARLAKHKILVMTHVKELVEQNAQKYQSYGLNASIYSAGLKQKETLHQVTFASVQSLARNLEAIDTFYSLLIIDECHRVSGEEDSQYMAVIDRLRQFNPALKLLGLTATPYRLGSGWVYRNHYHGFVRGSENSPFSRCIYELPLRYMIKHGYLTPPNKLDPAVENYDFSALNSNAFGRYSEADMNQLLQSNTRATKSIINHVVSLSKERHGVMIFAATVLHAKEIIGYLPTDQTALVIGDTDNRERDNIIAAFKRREIKYLVNVSVLTTGFDAPHVDVIAILRPTESVSLYQQIVGRGLRLSEGKKDCLVIDYAANEFDLFHPEVGSKKPNSDNEPVQVLCPGCGFGNIFWGKYDEQGRVIEHFGRRCQGLLQDDDGNEQQCDYRFKFKECDSCGAENDIAARQCHSCGVMLADPDDKLRAALNLKNAMVIRCSGLSGEVVKAQVLKITYFDEDGASVSEVFDFANPKSRHYFVRQFEKHCRTGVNVKAWTEAAQVDATVLSAPDFVIARQHKKYGWQVAEKIFDYQGSYRTADKS is encoded by the coding sequence ATTTACACGCTCAGACCTTATCAAGAAGAAGCGGTCGCTAATACCATCGCACATTTTAAAAAGTCCGATGACAGCGCAGTTATTGTGTTGCCAACCGGGGCTGGTAAAAGCCTGGTCATCGCCCAGTTAGCACGACTTGCGAAACACAAAATTCTGGTGATGACACATGTAAAAGAACTGGTTGAGCAAAACGCCCAGAAATATCAAAGTTATGGTTTAAACGCGAGTATTTACTCGGCGGGGTTAAAACAAAAAGAGACGCTTCATCAGGTAACGTTTGCCAGTGTTCAGTCACTGGCGAGGAATTTAGAAGCGATAGACACCTTTTATTCTTTGCTGATTATTGATGAGTGCCATCGTGTCAGCGGTGAAGAAGACAGCCAGTATATGGCGGTCATTGACCGCCTGCGACAATTTAACCCTGCTCTAAAGCTTTTAGGGCTGACTGCAACGCCTTATCGGTTAGGCAGTGGCTGGGTGTATCGAAATCACTATCATGGCTTTGTTCGTGGCAGTGAAAATAGCCCTTTCAGCCGTTGTATTTATGAACTACCACTGCGTTATATGATCAAGCATGGTTATCTCACTCCGCCTAATAAACTCGATCCGGCAGTAGAAAATTACGATTTCTCCGCGCTGAATAGCAACGCCTTTGGTCGTTACAGTGAAGCGGATATGAATCAGCTGTTGCAGAGTAATACCCGTGCTACCAAGAGTATTATTAACCACGTTGTGTCACTCAGCAAAGAGCGTCATGGCGTGATGATATTTGCTGCGACCGTATTACATGCCAAAGAGATCATTGGTTATTTACCAACAGATCAAACAGCCTTAGTGATTGGCGATACGGATAATCGTGAGCGGGATAACATCATTGCCGCATTTAAACGTCGAGAAATAAAATATTTGGTGAATGTATCGGTATTAACTACGGGGTTTGATGCTCCTCATGTCGACGTTATTGCGATCTTAAGGCCCACCGAGTCGGTTAGTTTATATCAGCAAATTGTGGGCAGAGGTCTGCGTCTCAGTGAAGGTAAAAAAGATTGTCTGGTAATCGATTATGCAGCCAATGAATTTGACTTATTCCACCCGGAAGTGGGTAGTAAAAAGCCTAACTCAGACAATGAACCCGTTCAGGTACTGTGCCCTGGCTGTGGTTTTGGCAATATTTTCTGGGGCAAATATGATGAGCAGGGGCGGGTTATTGAGCATTTTGGCAGGCGTTGTCAGGGGTTGTTACAGGATGACGACGGCAATGAGCAACAATGTGACTATCGTTTTAAGTTTAAAGAGTGCGACAGTTGTGGGGCCGAGAACGACATTGCGGCCCGTCAGTGTCATAGTTGTGGAGTGATGCTGGCAGATCCCGACGATAAGCTGCGGGCGGCACTCAATTTAAAAAATGCCATGGTGATACGCTGTAGCGGGTTAAGTGGTGAAGTGGTTAAGGCGCAAGTGCTGAAAATCACCTATTTTGATGAAGATGGCGCAAGTGTCAGCGAAGTGTTTGACTTTGCGAACCCCAAAAGTCGGCACTATTTTGTTCGCCAGTTTGAAAAACACTGCCGGACTGGCGTTAATGTGAAGGCATGGACGGAGGCGGCACAGGTGGATGCCACTGTGTTATCGGCGCCAGATTTTGTGATTGCCCGACAACATAAAAAGTATGGCTGGCAGGTGGCAGAGAAGATTTTTGATTATCAGGGCAGTTATCGCACCGCGGATAAAAGCTAA
- the thiL gene encoding thiamine-phosphate kinase encodes MKEFELINHYFKGRGIARRDVKVGIGDDCAIVTVPEKHQLAITTDTLVAGVHFFEDIPPRALGHRALAVNLSDLAAMGAEPTWISIGLTLPEVDMDWLEAFTEGMHEIAEYYNVQLIGGDTTQGPLTITICAKGIIPNDKALTRSGAKVGDWIYVTGELGDAALAIEARKRQLVLEDKQVKRLEEKLHFPTPRVAAGQVLRGMATACIDISDGLLADLQHILNKSAVGAVINIEDVPLSPIMQQLQPESLRRELSLAYGDDYELLFTVNDSNKGAVEARLRQYGVEPVCIGQVTASAGKLELFNAGEKCPLPRSGYQHF; translated from the coding sequence ATGAAGGAATTTGAATTAATCAATCATTACTTCAAGGGGCGTGGTATTGCGCGCCGTGATGTAAAGGTTGGCATTGGTGATGATTGTGCCATAGTGACGGTTCCTGAAAAGCACCAACTTGCCATTACGACAGACACCCTGGTTGCCGGTGTCCACTTTTTCGAAGACATTCCACCCAGAGCGCTTGGCCATCGTGCATTGGCTGTTAACCTCAGTGATTTAGCTGCCATGGGCGCAGAGCCAACCTGGATCTCCATTGGACTGACCTTACCCGAGGTTGATATGGATTGGCTGGAAGCGTTTACCGAAGGGATGCATGAAATTGCTGAATACTATAATGTTCAGCTGATTGGCGGTGATACGACACAGGGCCCGCTGACCATCACCATTTGTGCCAAAGGGATTATTCCCAATGACAAAGCACTGACACGCTCTGGTGCTAAAGTGGGTGACTGGATCTACGTGACTGGAGAATTGGGCGATGCTGCGTTGGCTATAGAAGCACGTAAACGTCAGCTTGTGCTTGAAGATAAGCAAGTAAAGCGGCTTGAAGAAAAGTTGCATTTCCCGACTCCCAGAGTTGCGGCAGGGCAGGTCTTACGTGGTATGGCAACAGCCTGTATCGATATTTCAGATGGCTTACTGGCTGACTTACAGCACATCCTGAATAAATCCGCCGTCGGGGCCGTCATTAATATCGAAGATGTACCCCTGTCACCGATTATGCAACAATTACAACCCGAATCTTTGCGGCGTGAGTTAAGTCTGGCTTATGGTGATGACTACGAGTTGTTATTTACCGTCAACGACAGCAATAAAGGGGCTGTCGAAGCACGACTGCGCCAGTATGGCGTTGAGCCTGTTTGCATCGGTCAGGTCACGGCTTCGGCGGGCAAGCTTGAGTTGTTCAATGCGGGCGAAAAGTGCCCTTTGCCACGCAGTGGTTATCAACATTTTTAA